The DNA window ACGACGGTGTAGGTCGTGCCCCAATCGGCGGGGTCGAGGCCGAGGCTCTTCATTTGCTCGGTCGGGCTGGCGCCGGACGAGGCTTGTGAGCTGACCGCGGACGAGTTCTTCTGATCGACCTTGTACCACTTGTCTTGATACTCAACCCACATCTTGTCGCCCTTGGCCAGAAGGCCGAAGTCGAGGACGAAGTCACCCATGCTGAGATTCATCGTCATGTCGACGGCGACGGGATCTGTCGCGCTCTTGCCGGCGGCGTGCATGGTGATGCCCTCTTCGAGCAGCGCGGCTTGAGTGGCATCGGTCACCTTGGTTGCGTCGCCATCGACGTTCAGGGCGACGTCGGCGACGAAAGAAGCGCTCTTGATGGTCGCCATCTTCTCACCGCTTTGTGCGATGAGCTCTTGGCCGCTTACATCTGCGACTGTGGTGGGGCCAGTACTGGCACTTGTCGACGACTCATCGGTGGAGTCGCCGCAGCCCGCGACGAATACCGTCAGCGCGAGAATCACGATCAGCGCAAGCCAGATTGGTAGAACTTTGTGACGCATCACCCTGCCCTCCCTGCACGAGTTTTCTTGCAGTGCGCGCTCACCCCCTGCCTGGCGGGACGAGCTGACGCCAATCTATCGGTCTGAAGTCGACCGGTCTTGAGCGCGGCCGCTCGGTTACTTGCCGGCGCGTCGCGAGATCACGACGGCACGGAAGGGTTCATTGCCTTCAGACGCTGTTTCAACACGTGCGTCGTCGCGCAGGTGCAGATGGATGACCTTGCGCTCGGCCGCCGACATGGGCTGCAGCGCAATGCGGCCACCGTCTCTAGCTACTTTGTGGGCGGTGCGGTCTGCCAGGGAAGTCAGCGCAGATTCGCGACGGCCGCGATAGCCCTCGGCGTCGATGACGATCTGACGTCTGTCGCGTCGATCGCCATTGAGCGCGATCGACGCAATGCACTGGAGGGCATCGATGGTGCTGCCGTGCCGGCCGATGAGCAGGCCGAGGTCGTCGCCCACCACCTCGGCGCGCACTCCCTCGGCGGTCTCGCTTGCTGTGACAACCGCTTCGATCCCCATCAGGTGCACAACCGTTTGGACGAACTCTCGCAGCTCCTCGGTATCGGACGGTTCTCCGAGCGCGTCGTTGGATTGATGTAGCCGGGCTTCAACTTGCGCGAGCATCTTCCCGCGGCCGAAGAGACCGCCTTTGGCTCCCTCTTCGACCACGATGAATTCGACGTCGCGCTCGTCGACGACGGGCACTACCTTGCGAAGTTGGTCGAGCGCCTTGCGCTTCGCTTCTTCTACCGTTGTCGCGTCGGCGACGGTGGCGAACTCCGTGTCGTCGTCGTGGGCTAGGGGTCCGTAGTCGTCCGGATTCACCATTGCGACCCTCCGTTCGGGGTACGGTGACGACGACCCTTGCGGCGGCTAACTTTCCGCTGGGTCGTTCGCGTCGTGTTCTGTGTTCGCGGCCGCTTCGTCTTGCGCTTCCTTTGCCCGCTTGGTAGCCGCTTGCTTCTGTGCGCGACGTTTGGCTGCCGTTGTGGACGACTTCCCCCCGCCTCTGCCGGAGGCCGTCGCCGCGCCGGAGGGCTTGGTGCCAGAGGCGCTGTTGTCGTCCGTTACCTTCCGCGTCTTCTTCTCGGCAGCGGAGGCACGGCGAGCAGCGGTTGCGGCCTGCTTCTCCTTCTCCGTTCGCGCTTGGTCGCCCTTTTCTTGAGCCGCCACGAGCGCGTCGACGATGCGGCTGCGCCGTGCGGGCTTCTGCGCCTCAGCGGCAGGAACGGTGTGCGGCTTCATCACGCGACGAATGAGCAACTGTTGGCCGATGGTCCAGAGGTTCGTCGTGACCCAGTACACAAAGAGGCCAGCCGGGAAGTTCCAGAGGAAGACGACGAAGACGATCGGCATTGCGCGCATCATCGTCTTCTGCATCTTGTCGGTCTGAGTCGCGAGCATGAGTTCCGTCGAAATGAGCTGCGTCACGACGTAGAAGATGAGCAGCACGTGGTAGGGATCGGGCTCACCGAGCTTGGGGATCCACAGGAACGAAGCATTGGCGAGCGCACTCACCGAGTCTGCGGGCAGGTAGTCCGCACGTCCGCTGATCGCGGCGTACAGGGCGATGAAGATAGGCAACTGAAGGAGGAGCGGCAGGCAGGAGGCAAACGGATTCACCCGATGCTCCTGGTACACCTTCATCGTTTCTTGTTGCAGCTTGGCGCGGTCGTCCTTGTACTTGCGCTGAAGCTCCTTGATCCGCGGCTGCATCGCCTGCAGCGCTTGCGCCGAGCTGTACTGCTTCCAGGTGAGCGGGAAGAGGATCAGCCGTACGATGATCGTGAGGCCGATGATTGACAGGCCCCACGTCCAATGGTCGCTGAGTCCCATGGATGAGAGGAACTCTTCGATGGTGACGAGGACCCAGTGAAGGCCCTCGACGAGTTGCTTGAAGATCGGCCAGCTATACATCAGTGCTCACGTGATGGTCAGTTCTACTTGATGGGTGGAGCGGCGGCACGGGGTCGTAGCCGCCATGGCTGAACGGGTTGCAGCGCAGCAGGCGCCACGTTGCGAGCCAAGCCCCTCTGACTAGGCCGTGTGTGCGCAGCGCCTCGATCGCGTACGAGGAGCACGAGGGGTAGTACTTGCAGCGCTGTCCCAGCATCGGCGAAAGTACATATTGGTACACGCGAATGAGCGCGATGAATGGTTTGGTCACGCCGCGTCCTTCGCTCGAAGACCAGCCCTGTCGAGAAGATCGCGAACGGCTTCGCCCACGAGTCCTGTCTCTCCCTCGCTCTCACGTGCAAGGAGATCGAGCAGTTGTGGCCGAGCGATCAACACGAGATCGTACTCCCCGGAGAGGTTGTGTCTGTTGGCCAAGAAGGCTTCGCGCAGAAGGCGCTTGATCCGGTTGCGGACGACGGCACCGCCGAGCTTCTTCGACACCGAAAGTCCCAGACGCGGGCTCTCGTCATCTCTCGCGTCCGCGCGGCGGAACGCATAGAGGACGAGGAAGCGTGATGCCGTGGAGTTCCCTCGCCGGTAGATCCGCTGGAAGTCTGAAGAGCGCGACAGACGGGAGAGCCTGTGGGGCATCGCTGCCAGGTCGCTACGCGGAGAGGCGCTTGCGACCCTTCTGCCGCCGCTTCTTGATGACCAACCTACCCGCGCGGGTACTCATCCGCTTGCGAAAACCGTGGGTCTTGCTGCGTTTGCGGGTGTTCGGTTGATAGGTCCTCTTCACAGCTTCCTCGCTCGATAGCCGATACTCAGAAGGTGCAGTATAGCTGCGCTTGCAGGGCGCGGTCAATTTGGCCGCAGGGAGTGTCGCCTAAGCTTCCACGGTAGCGTGCCGATACTCATCGCAGGACTCTGTCGGCTAGTCGAGACGCGGGCCATGCTCCTTCAAGGGTCAATCCACAGATTCAACCTGGCGGGGGTGTTGCAGTTTCTCGCTCAGAACGCCTCCAGCGGCATCCTCGAGGTGCGCGACTTCGAGGAGTACGGCTTCATCTACCTCATTCAGGGGCGCGTGGAGGCCATCTCCTTGCCGATCACGGACGAGAAGCTCGGCTCCCGACTGGTGAAAGCCGGCTGCCTCGATGCGCAGCAATTGGCGGAGATCCTCATGGAGGACTCGGGGCTTACGCGTGACGAGAAGAAGCGGAAGCCGCTGGGGCAGCGCTTGATCGAGCATGGCTACACCGACGAATTAACGATTCGCGAAGTGATGGCAAGTCAGACGAACGACCAGGTCTTCGAGCTAGCACACTGGCAATCCGGCGTCTTCCTGTATGACGAGCCCGAGCAGATGCCCACGTTTCAAGTGAAGATCGAGGGCAACGTCCAGGAACTGCTTCTCGAGGCCTATCGTCGCATCGACGAGGGACAGCGTTCCCGCAAAGCAGCGCACGTTGTTGAAAACGAGATCTGTTACGCGTGTCCGCTCGAGGAGCAGTGCACCGAGGAGATCAAGCGGCGTCATCTCAAGCAGGATCTCTGTCTCTGGCGAGACTTGGGGGCTGTTCTGGATGAGGGGTACGACAGGCTCCGAGATGCGCGCCAACTGTATCGATCCAGAGAGGACGATGCTCCGGTCGAGTTGGAGGCGAAGCTTGGTCCCGACTAGGCTCGCGGTGAGTTCTCTGCCCTCACGCTTGTGTCGGAGATGAGCTCTCGTCGTGCGAGCTGACCACAGGCCGCCTCGATGCCACGTCCGGGCGAATGACGGACGGTGCAACTGACTCCGGCGTCGAGGAATCGCGCGCACAGGCGCAGCAAGTGGGCGTGGGATGGCCGCGCGAATCGCTCGCCGGTCTCATTGTAGGCGATGAGGTTGAGGTGGTAGAGCGGCGCTCGAAGGCGTTGAGTGAGAGCGTCCATTTGCACGGCAGTGTCGTTCACTCCAGGCAGCACCACGTACTCAAACATGACCTTCCTGTTCGTCCTCATGACGTATCGTTCGCAAGCGGCGAAGACCGCATCAAGTGGATAGGTATGGTTGAGAGGGACGAGAGAGTCGCGCAGCGCGTCTGTCCCCGCGTGGAGACTGACGGCGAGGTTGAGTTGAAGGGGCTCGCCGGCCAGCCGCTCGATGCCGGGTACGACGCCCGCTGTGGACAAAGACATGGCGCGGGCCGCCAGATGGAAGCCGTCCGGGTCATTGAGAAGCCGGCAAGCACGTAGAGTCTCTTCGTAGTTGTGAAACGGCTCGCCCATCCCCATGAAGACGACGTTCGTGATATGTCCCGAGCTCAGATCCCGGAGAGTGCGCGCGTAGTGGAGCACTTGGTCGACCATCTCTTCGGCCGAGAGCCCACGCCGCAGGCCAGTTCGACCCGAGGCGCAGAAGGCGCAGCCTACCGCGCAGCCGACCTGCGTCGAGATGCAGACCGTTGCGCGCGCGCCGGATCGAATCAACACTGCCTCCACAGCGAGGCCGTCGTGTGTATGAAAGAGCGTCTTCTGTGTCTTGCTGTCTTCGCTCTTCTGATGAAGACTCGGTGTGAGTGAAGCCGGTCGGAGGCGCGTCGACAGGGTCGCCCTGAGGTCTGTCGGTAGAGTCGTGATCTCGGCGAACTCCGTGACGAGGTCTCGAGTCAACGCACGGTAGATCTGCCGAGTGCGGTAAGGGGGTGCGCCGAGGTCCGCTACGACGGCGGCAATGGTCTGGGGATCGATCACGAGTTCCATTGTAGCGACTCGTGTGCGGCTGCCGACAAGGGTTCCGGCTTCCGCTCGCGAATGGATGAGTCTGAGCCGGGAGATTCGTCATGAACGGAATACCGATTATCACGATTGCCGCAGGTGCAGCCGTTGTCGTGTTGCTCCTTCTGCTCGTGCTCTTGATGCTTCGGCGGCGGTCATCACAAAATGCTGGCGAGACTGCTGAGGGACCAACGGAGGGCACGCCAGGGATGCCGTCCTTCCTCGATGAGGCGCCGCAGGACACACTGAGCGGTCTCGGGGCCGTTGAACGCATGGCGGAAGCCGCGCCTCATGAATCCGTGGCTCCGGAACCCGGGTTGCAGGCTGCCGAAAGGCCCGCCGCCGCTCCGGCTGGACTGGAGTGGGGAACGCCTGTGTTGTCGCGACCGATTGCTGATTCAGCGCCGCGGAATGGGATACCGGGACCGACTGTCCCGGCTCTTCCTGATGCGGAGAGCGAGACTGTCGTCCTTCCCGCAGCACCAGGATCGGTAGTCGAACCGTCTGTCTCAGGGGAGGACGCGAGTCTCGGAGTGACTGAACGAGACAGCAATGCACAACAAGTCTCGCCTGGCGAAGCGGTGACTTCGTCAGCTGTGCCTCCGATTCCAGAGGCGGCGATGGGAGTTCACCGTATGGTGCCCCTGTCGGACGTTCTCGTGACAACGAGCACGAAACTGGTCAATCTGGACGATCCAAGAGTGCGGCGCATGCTGACGGATCTCATCAATCTTGAAGTTGACCAGTCTGTGCAGTTTCGTCAGGCGGGCCAGTCGGTGGATGCGATCATGCAGCTGACTGAGGCCGAGAGGATCTCGCGTGCTCTGGGTCTCCATGAGTCAACCCACCGCATACACGAGATGATCGAGGATCTCCAGCGCGACGCCTAGCTGGGCGGCGTCACATGCCAGCTAGTTCGTGAGACTCTGCAGTGGCGCCGGAATGCGCCCTCCGCGCGCGATGAATCGGTCGTTGCCGAAGCGGTTGACGGCCATCACCGGCGCTTCCCCGAAGAGTCCGCCGAGTGTGACCCAATCGCCGACTTGCTTTCCATGGGCAGGGATAAGGCGGGCACCGGTTGTCTTCGAGTTAATCATGCCGATTGCCATGACGTCGGCGATTGTTCCGGCGAGAGCGTTGCGTGGCGTGTCGCCGGGGACAACGATCATGTCGAGACCCAACGAGCACACAGCCGTCATTGCCTCGAGCTTCTCTATGCTCAGTGCTCCCTCTGCCGCGGCTCGCGCCATTGCGGCGTCTTCGCTTACGGGAATGAATGCGCCTGACAGACCGCCCGTCGACGACGTAGCCATCGTGCCGCCCTTCTTGACGGCATCGTTGAGCATAGCGAGGGCCGCCGTGGTTCCTGGCGCTCCAGCGTACTCGAGTCCCATGCCTGCGAGGATCTCGGCGATCGAATCGCCGACCGCGGGCGTTGGCGCGAGCGAGAGATCGATGATGCCCATCTGCGCATCGAGCATCTGTGATGCCTCGCGTGCCACGAGCTCGCCGACTCTGGTGATCTTGAACGTGGTTCGCTTAATGAGGTCGGCGAGCTCCATGAGGGAGGCCTCTGGGTGGTGCTCGACGACGCTGCGCACGACGCCGGGGCCCGAGATGGCGACGTTGATGCTCACTTCTGGCTCACCGGGGCCGTGAAGTGCGCCCGCCATGAATGGATTGTCCTCTGGGACGTTGCAGAACACGACGATCTTGGCCGCGCCAATGCTGTCATGCTTGGCCGTGAGCTTGGCAACCGCGCGGACCACGTCGGCCATGCGCACGACGGCGTCCATGTTGATACCGGCTTTCGTGGACGCAACGTTCACAGATGAGCATACGCGCTGAGTCGAGCTGATCGCTTCGGGAATGGCCTCGATGAGGGCAGCATCGCCGCGCGTAAAGCCCTTCTGCACCATGCAGCTGAATCCGCCCACGAAGTCGATGTCCACCTCTTGGGCGGCGGCATCGAGTGCGTGGGCCACGGTGACGTACGCTTGGGGGTCGTCGCTGCCGACGATGTGTGCGATCGGTGTTAGCGACACCCGCCGGTTGACAATCGGGATGCCATACTTCTCCTCGAGTTGCCGCGCCACTGAGACCAGTCGTCCTGCGCGGCGCACGATCTTGTTATGGACTCGTTCGGCCACATGTTTGGGGTCGCGGTCCGAGCAATCGTGGAGCGAGATACCCATCGTGATCGTGCGCACATCCAGGTTCTCCGAGCGGATCATGCTCACGGTCTCGAGGATCTCGTGCGCAGTTATGAAGACCACGATTCCTCCGATGCTCAGGAGTGCGCGCGTCCGGCGCGATGCCGCGCCTAGATGCGGTGCATGTACTTGAAGATGTTCTCGTGCTGCACGTGGATCTGGAGGCCAATCTCTTCCCCGGTGCGCTCGAGAGCCGACTTGAGATCTGCCATCGTCGTTTCTGTTTGATCGAACGAAACGAACATGATCATCGTGAACATGCCGTTCGAAACAGTCTGGCTGACGTCGTCGATGTTGGCGTCCTGGTCCGCGACGGTACTCGCTACTCGAGCGAGGAGACCGTGCTTGTCCGGTCCGAGTGCGGTGATGATGATCGTGGTGCGCATGCGAGTCCTCCGGCGGGATGCCGATCGACGCAAACAGGAGGATAGTATACTCGGCAATGAGAGAGAAACCCCCTGCCATTGGTCGCGTGAAGGCGCCACCCTTGGGCACCCGCCTGGATCGTCTGGACCGCCAGTTGTCCCGCCATCTCGCCGTCGTCTGGCCACATCCTCGCTGGGTCTGTGTGCCGCTTGGAGGGTTGTCGTTGGCCGCTAACTACGGCGTGCTCTGGTATGTGATCGCTCTGATTCCGTGGCTCTTGGGCGAGCCGAGGCCCCTCGCGAGAGCTCTCTACATCGCTGTGCCCGTCACGTTGGTCGAGGCCACGGGCTTTCTCATCAAGTTGCGAGTATCTCGCCCTCGGCCTCCCGTGGCCGACCCGTCATTGCGCCAGCAGATTCCCTTGCCGCCAAGCAAGTCGTTTCCGTCGTCGCACGCCAGCATGGCGGTCGTTGGCGCTCTCACCGTGTCGGCGATGTATCCGGCGTTCGCGCCCGTGCTTGCTGCGCTAGGGCTTGCTCTCTGCTTCAGCCGCGTGTATCTCGGCGTGCACTACCTTGGCGATGTGCTGGGCGGTCTCGGATACGGTCTTGTCTTCGGTCTGGCGTGGACTCTCGTCGTTCCCGCTCCCGTGTGATGATGAGCGGCCGTCGGCCAAGGAGGGAACGGTTTGCGCCGATCGCGGCGGCGCTGCTGGCGGCAGTGCTTGTGGCATTGGCCGGGGTTCTCGCCGGCTGCTCGATGTCGTCGCCGGTGTCGCCGGAGGCCACGAGCCGGCCATCGCAAGAGGTCGGCACCAGTCCTTCCGGGACGATTGCGCACGCGACCGCCAGGGCGTTCGCCGAGCAAATCCATCCGAGGACGGCGGACACGTGGGGGGAGATCCGTGCTCGGGAGTTCGTGGTCGGTACGTTTCAGCAATACGGCTATGAGCCGTCTCTGCAGGAGTTCATCGTCCACGACAACGGACGGCGTCTGCACTCCGCGAACGTACTCGTGGTCAAAGAGGGGGAATCGGCGGAGCGGCTGGTGATTGGCGCTCACTATGACGCCGCGGCCGGTGAGGGATACACGGACGACGCTGTTGGGACAGGGCTGCTTATGGAGTTGGCGGCGCGCATGCGCGCGTTGGAGACACCGTACACGCTCGTCTTCGTTGCCTACGGGGCCGAGCAGCGAAGCCGCCTCGGCTCGAGGCACTTTGTGGAGGCCATGTCCAAGGTCGAGCGGAGTGCGGTTCTCGGAGTGATCGACCTGGATGCCGTGGCGGGCGGCGACGAGTTGTTCGTATACAGTCAGCCCGAAGCCGCTACCTGGCTTCGTGACGACATCCTCGCCGCCGCTCAGGATCTAGGCGTGGAACTTGGGCCGCCGCCAGCGCGCGGCGATCTTATGGCAGGAACGGCCGATCTGCCGGGAAGCGCTGCGACGTTTGTCGAGGCGGGCATTCCTGCTGCTACACTCACGGCGACCTCCTGGACGGCCGGGCGCAAGGATGGCGGCACGCAGACGTCAGCGCAGGGACAACTGCGAGGTACCGCAAGAGACAGCGTGCAGTTCGTTGAGAGCAAGTTCCCGGGCAGGGTCGAGGCGCAGCTTGCGGATCTCTCGCAGCTCCTCGAGATCGTCCTTACCAGCAGACTGGAGAAGCGTCCGTGAAACTAGGAATAGTCGGCCTCCCCAACGTGGGTAAGACTACGTTGTTCAACGCGCTCACACACGGCCACGCTGCGGCGACTGCCTACGCCTACACCTCAGCTGAGTCTAATCTGGGCGTCGTCGCGGTTCCCGACGAGCGACTCGATCGCCTTCACGCGGCGTTGGAGACACCGAAGAAGGTGAACGCGACGATCGATGTCGTCGACATCGCCGGTCTCGCCGAAGGGGCGAGCCAGGGCGAGGGGCTGGGCAATCGGTTCCTCGCAGATATTCGCGGCGTCGACGCCGTGGCGCAGGTCATTCGCGCCTTCAAGAATCCTGATGTGGCTCATGTCAGGGATTCGGTTGATCCGCGCGCCGATGTGGAACTCGTCGAGACCGAGCTTGTCTTGAGCGACTTGGAGCTGGTTGAGCGGCGTGTTGAGAAGACCCGCAAAGCGGCACGCAGCGGAGACCGTTCTGCACAGCGCGAACTGGCGGCGCTCGAGGGGCTTGCCGTCGCCTTGCAGCAGGGGAGGCTGGCACGTACCGTGGAGCGCGCCCCGGAGGATGCCGGGCTCTTCCGAGAGCTCGCTCTCGTCAGCGATCGTCCCGTCCTGTTCGTCCTCAATACGGACGACGATGAAGGTGAAGCAGAGGCGTTGACCGAGCACTCGCGGTTCGTTGAATGGGCGCAAGCGCGAGGCGATCGTGTGGTGGCTCTTGCTGCTCGGCTTGAGTGTGAGCTGGCTGACCTCGAGCCCGAGGAAGCTGTCGAATTTCGTGGCGAGCTCGGGGCCGACGAGGAGGGAGCCGTGGACGCCTTCCTGCGCGCGGCCTACGAGGTGCTCGGGTATGTCACCTTCTTCACGGGCGATTTCCGAAGCAGCGAATCGCGTGCCTGGCAGTTGCCGCGGGGATGGACGGCCAAGCAGGCTGCGGGGCGCATCCACACCGACATCGAACGTGGTTTTGTCCGCGCCCAAGTGGTCAACATCGAGAATCTCATCGCGTTGCGGTCGTTCCACGCCGCGCGGGAGAAAGCGCTGGTTGCCACAGAGGGAAAGGCGTACATCGTGCAAGACGGCGACGTGATCAACTTCATGCACACGGCGTGAAGCGGAACTAAGAATCTGCGGGAGGTTTGTCGCGTTGGTGGATGAGGCGCGTGATCGGGCAGACGAGAGTCGGGGCGAGGAGCCCGTTAGCGACACGGTCACCGTACGCAGCTTGATCGGGGACCCTGGCGTCTATGCGCTCGCGTTTGGCTTGCTCGGGCTCCTGCTGTATCCGGCCCTCATCGGTGAGCCGTTCTGGCGGACGGCGCTCGTTCTGTGCGACCTCGGGGCAGTCATCTTGGGTCTCTGGGCTGTGTGGCGTTGGCGGCGAGGCCGGGGACATGCCGATCTGGCCGTGGGTGCGTTCTTGGCCGCTGGCGTCGGTTTCTACCTCTATGTTGCCAGGACGACTGGCGTCGTGCCTTTGCCGGGCGGCAGCTGAAGCACTTCTCTCCCCTCGGTCGAGGAGCTCGCGAGCATAGTTCTCAGTCTCATGTAGACGCTTCTGGCGAGTCGCCAGCGAAGCGCTGGCAATCGAGTCGGTCGTGGCGCTCATTCGTTCGAAGATCGGGATGAGGCTGCTGCGTTGTTGTCTTGGGGCAGTCACGGGCGAACGCCTCGGGGGTTTCGAGTCCACGATTGGTCTTGACCGCCCCGAGGCGTTCGCCGTCAGTCTCGCCTATATCGGTCTAGCTATCATCGCGGCCGTTGCCATCTCGATGAATCGCGACGTGACGAAGGTCATGCGCCTGGTGTCGGAACGGTCCTCACCCGGGAGCTCAGCTCTTTGTCCAGCTGATAGAGGCCAGCGGGGTGCTCGCCAGCCATCGTAAACTTGTGGACAAGGTCGCTGGCGCTTTCCTCCTCCTCGACCTGCTCGGCGATGAACCACTGTAAGAAGTTGTAGGTGGCGTGGTCCTTGATCTCCAGCGCCAGCGATGCGATGGCGTGAATTCGCGACGTCACTTGTTCCTCGTGTGCGAGGGCGTCGGTGAACATGGCCAGACCGTTCTCCCACGACGAGGGCGGCTTGGCGATCGCCTCCAGGACTACTCGCCCGCCACGCGTCGTCACGTAGTCGAACATCTTCTGCGCGTGATCCAGCTCCTCGTGGTACTGAATGGTCATCCAGTTCTGCCCACCAGGCATGCCTAGCTCGGCGAACTGTGCCGCCATCGACAAATAGAGGTACGCCGAGTACTGCTCCCAGTTGATCTGCTCGTTGATCGCCTCCTGCATTCTTGAATCGAGCATGGGACTCTCCTTGTTCATCAGGGTGCGGGGTTGCTGAATCGCTACGCTCGCTGCTGCAGGTCGTATCTACCCGGCTGAGGGGGCGAGACAACACCGCACGCAACGACAAGCTACGACTGGCTGGCGGAGCGACATGGGAGTCGAACCCACCCAGGACGGGAACACCGCCCCGCAGACGGTTTTGAAGACCGCGGCAGTCACCGGACCACGAGTCGCTCCATGAACATCATCGCACGGCAAGCGCCACGCGTCACGCGGGGCGGGATGCGCTAGCGCGTCTTGCGTCCGCCCCGCCGTTGCCGAGTTGCCGGCGTCTCGGTGCCGCGCGTGGACATGCTGCGCCGCGCCTTGGCTGTCTTCTGTGCCTTCTTCTCGCCCTTCACCTGGGCAACGGCGGCTTCGTTCGTCGGCTTTACGATGAGCATGACGTAAATGATGATCGCCGGGGCGATGGTCATGAAGAGCGCGTACTTGACGACGAGAGCACTCATTGACAGGGCGAGGCCCAGGAGTATGAGTGCCGTGAGTTGGAGCTTTCGCACGTCGGCGATGGCAAACGAGCGGCCGCGAATCCAGAAGTCGTATGCATCGGCGACCATGACCAGACACACAACCGCCGAGATGAGCACGGAGGCGACGAGGATGATTCGATTCCAGCCGACGAATTCGTCGCCGATGAGGTACTTCACGACGAGCCCGAAGCAATACAAACAGCTGAGCGTGAGAATGGCCAGCGCTCCGGCGCGGAACATGCGCTGGCCTGCGGGGAGATCGCGAAACGCGCTCTTCGGCGGTTCTGCCATGGTGCGGATGATACAGCGTTGAGGGACGCGGTGCTTGGAGGTGCGTCCTACCGGCGCCGGCGTGCGACGCGCACGTCTCCTTTGCGCAGGGTTAGGCCTTCACGGTCGAAGAGTTCCAGGAGCGCTTGGGCGTTGCGCCGCCCACACGACATTCGATCGCGGAAGGAGGCGAGAGTCACCTCTCCAACCGTGGTGAGCATGGCGTGGAGGGCATCACGCGCGCTGTTCACGGCGGAGGTGTCAAACCACAGATCACGGTCAACACGCACCACCTCATCACGCCGCGCGAGCGTCTCGAGAACCTGAGTGATGTCTCGTGGCGATCGGTGGAACTCCTCGGCGAGCAGTGCCAGCGTGGGAGGAGCGAACGGCTCCCGGCGCAGACGGGACTTGAGAAGGGTTGCCAGGGCGGCCTGATCCTCGCTGAGAACACCGGCCCCCGAAGGTGCGAAGCCGCCCTCGCCAGTGATGAGCACTCCGTCAGCGCGCATCCTCTGAAGGAGAGTCTCGACGTCGGGCAGGGGAAGTTCCGGGATGAGAGCAGCGAGTTCGGCGGCAGCGGTGAAGGGGCGTTCAGGATGAGCGTTAGCCCTCTCACGGGCCGCGGCAAGGAGTGCTCGTCTCAGGCCATCGAGCAGGCCGGCGCGGAACCAGCGGTCGTTGACGCCCACGCTCCTCGGCGCGTCTCCCGCCGGTGCAAGCCGGCTCGACTCAAGCTCGCCGGCGGCCTCTGCGGCGGCGAGCGCGGCGGCGCTTTCTCTGGCGCCGAAACCGCCGCCGAGCAGGTCTGCCGCGGTGAAGCCGCTCGTGCCCGCGTCTGCGGCGAGCGCGGCGAGTGCTCGTCGCGCATCGCCCGCCCGGGCGGACAGGAGGAAATCGTTGTGCCGCTCGCGCTCATG is part of the Thermoleophilia bacterium genome and encodes:
- a CDS encoding PFL family protein, with protein sequence MVVFITAHEILETVSMIRSENLDVRTITMGISLHDCSDRDPKHVAERVHNKIVRRAGRLVSVARQLEEKYGIPIVNRRVSLTPIAHIVGSDDPQAYVTVAHALDAAAQEVDIDFVGGFSCMVQKGFTRGDAALIEAIPEAISSTQRVCSSVNVASTKAGINMDAVVRMADVVRAVAKLTAKHDSIGAAKIVVFCNVPEDNPFMAGALHGPGEPEVSINVAISGPGVVRSVVEHHPEASLMELADLIKRTTFKITRVGELVAREASQMLDAQMGIIDLSLAPTPAVGDSIAEILAGMGLEYAGAPGTTAALAMLNDAVKKGGTMATSSTGGLSGAFIPVSEDAAMARAAAEGALSIEKLEAMTAVCSLGLDMIVVPGDTPRNALAGTIADVMAIGMINSKTTGARLIPAHGKQVGDWVTLGGLFGEAPVMAVNRFGNDRFIARGGRIPAPLQSLTN
- a CDS encoding ACT domain-containing protein: MRTTIIITALGPDKHGLLARVASTVADQDANIDDVSQTVSNGMFTMIMFVSFDQTETTMADLKSALERTGEEIGLQIHVQHENIFKYMHRI
- a CDS encoding phosphatase PAP2 family protein, which codes for MREKPPAIGRVKAPPLGTRLDRLDRQLSRHLAVVWPHPRWVCVPLGGLSLAANYGVLWYVIALIPWLLGEPRPLARALYIAVPVTLVEATGFLIKLRVSRPRPPVADPSLRQQIPLPPSKSFPSSHASMAVVGALTVSAMYPAFAPVLAALGLALCFSRVYLGVHYLGDVLGGLGYGLVFGLAWTLVVPAPV
- a CDS encoding M28 family peptidase codes for the protein MSGRRPRRERFAPIAAALLAAVLVALAGVLAGCSMSSPVSPEATSRPSQEVGTSPSGTIAHATARAFAEQIHPRTADTWGEIRAREFVVGTFQQYGYEPSLQEFIVHDNGRRLHSANVLVVKEGESAERLVIGAHYDAAAGEGYTDDAVGTGLLMELAARMRALETPYTLVFVAYGAEQRSRLGSRHFVEAMSKVERSAVLGVIDLDAVAGGDELFVYSQPEAATWLRDDILAAAQDLGVELGPPPARGDLMAGTADLPGSAATFVEAGIPAATLTATSWTAGRKDGGTQTSAQGQLRGTARDSVQFVESKFPGRVEAQLADLSQLLEIVLTSRLEKRP
- the ychF gene encoding redox-regulated ATPase YchF is translated as MKLGIVGLPNVGKTTLFNALTHGHAAATAYAYTSAESNLGVVAVPDERLDRLHAALETPKKVNATIDVVDIAGLAEGASQGEGLGNRFLADIRGVDAVAQVIRAFKNPDVAHVRDSVDPRADVELVETELVLSDLELVERRVEKTRKAARSGDRSAQRELAALEGLAVALQQGRLARTVERAPEDAGLFRELALVSDRPVLFVLNTDDDEGEAEALTEHSRFVEWAQARGDRVVALAARLECELADLEPEEAVEFRGELGADEEGAVDAFLRAAYEVLGYVTFFTGDFRSSESRAWQLPRGWTAKQAAGRIHTDIERGFVRAQVVNIENLIALRSFHAAREKALVATEGKAYIVQDGDVINFMHTA
- a CDS encoding ferritin, with translation MLDSRMQEAINEQINWEQYSAYLYLSMAAQFAELGMPGGQNWMTIQYHEELDHAQKMFDYVTTRGGRVVLEAIAKPPSSWENGLAMFTDALAHEEQVTSRIHAIASLALEIKDHATYNFLQWFIAEQVEEEESASDLVHKFTMAGEHPAGLYQLDKELSSRVRTVPTPGA